In Chlorocebus sabaeus isolate Y175 chromosome 9, mChlSab1.0.hap1, whole genome shotgun sequence, the genomic stretch acctgaagattttttttttttttttttttttgagatggaatctcactctgtccagcccaggctggagtgcagtggcgtgatctcggctcaccacaatctccgtctcacaggttcaagtgattctcctgcctcagcctcctgagtagcaggaactacaggcacacaccaccacgcctggctaatttttatatttttagtagagacggggtttcaccatgttggtcagattggtcttgaactcctgacctcaagcaatccacccgccttggcctcccaaagtgctgggattataggcatgagccaccatccctggccagaCCTCATGATATTCtataaatacagatataaaaataaacatcaatgcaaatgtgtgcatacatatttacacTTAGACACACAGGCACATATATAGTTTGAGGGTTTCTAGGAGTAGCGGGACTGCAGTAGCAATGAACACACTTTCAACAAATGAGTGAGTGCCCTTTGTGCCACGGCGAGTGGTAATTATCATCTTGCCAGAAAATCTAGGAGCAAGTGGGAAGACATTCAAAAGATCCCCAACTGATAATCAGACTACGTTTTCTCATGAGACAAAACAAAGTAGAAACTGTGATTGTTAGCCTAGCTCATAAAGATTGTATTTATCCAAAGACCCTGGAagtaaaatacttcatttttttatACTAGGAAATGTATGCTGggtagtattattttaaaacttcttttagcTGTCCTATAGTATTTTAAATCTTACTCAACACTTTGAAATTGCCCTGTCTTGTTTCAAATCTATTACCACTactgtaaaacacacacacacacacacacacacacacacacacgccgggggcgggggggagggtggggagagagagagagagaagagaaagagagattgggGAAGTGGTCAAATGCATTGACAGCCTTAACAGTCACCTGGGCAAACTGCCTAGTTATTCCAAGGATGCAGCTACTCCTCAAATGATTTTTGGATCTATCTTCTGTACTGGCTTTAGAGTTCATGGTACAACCTTAGAGAAAGTACATTTTTACTCTCCTGAGtagatacaatattttaaaacagtccAAAGACACTAGAAGCTGGGTGATCAAACTGAGTAATTTGTAGTTGAAAAATAAAGGCATACTTATAAAGAGACTTGAACCTCCTAAGTATTTTCACCAGTAGTATAATGCGATCAGGTGTATACCTTTCCAAAGTAACTTCTTTGAGGAATAACATTCATATAGTTgaatcaacaaaaaaaaacccataatcaCACTTCAGACATGCCGTATGTACTGGGGTCAAACACACTAAACAATGGCCCTTCCCAAAACCTGTCTCCCACTGTCCTACAAGCTATCTAAAATACAGAATACTTTGAGCTGAGGACTGACGGCTGCTGCTGAAGGCCATAGGGTCTACCGCAATGTGTAATTTACAGTGCCATAAATACCTGAGATGACTCTGTTTGATATGATAAACTGTCAGCTTGACTGCCACAAGGCAATAGGACATAAGTGATTGGGGGTAAGGTTGTCAATGAGGACCAGTCATCAAAAGGGAGACCCTGGAACCAACTCTCACCTTTGAACTGAACCCAACCCCGTTCTGTTCCAGATGCCCACTTTAAACAGATCAGACAAACATGGTTGCATGGTCCAAGCATGTGGTGATTTTTATTAAGAATAACTTTGGTTCTAAGAATTCCACCCTCAATTCTTTAATACTTTCCGTTAAAAACAATTATACAAgagcaaatacaaaaaatattaaattatgaaaACCAATCCATTAAGGCtccctttatatatattatatacactcAAACAAGTCAAGATTTTTCAGAGTAGAAGAATAAAGTCGACTGTTATAGCTTAGAAAGCAACACTGCTACTATGAGACTATAAAACATTGAACTAGTTTAAGAAACCCACGCTGTGGAAAAATGGAGCCATTTTTGTCAAAAAGTGGCTCAAAGCACAAAACTGCTCGGATGTTCAAGAGTCCTAGGGGTTTGGGCTGCACGGTATTAAGGGGAGAGAGGAGACTGACAGCCTGTTTGAATCAGGCTTGTGAGCCCAGGTCATCTGACAACTTCAAAGAGCTTCTCTGCCTATACATTCCACCGTTTAGCATAAAACACCACTTTACGCTATTTACAAGTCTCCTTTTGGCCAGATTTTGTACTACTCATTACAAATAATTCTGCAGATTTGAGTGAGATTAGGAAGGAAATGCTTTCTTAATTaacttcccccccccccccccccccccagtgaaGAAAGAATTCTAGTTAAGCTCTAGGAACAGAATTGGGCCTTCTAAAGGAGCCTATCAGGGCCCTTGTGAATACGATCAAGTGGCAGAATTGCTTCGAGAATACAGATTTCAAGATCTGACATCTAGTTAGATAACAAGATAGAAGCCAGTCCCGAATCTTCATTTTGCAAACAGCATCACTAGTCCACAGACGCAAAGAAAGAATTCCAGTCAATGTGCAATCAGAAATGGGCTTTTCCAGATCATCAGTCACCACACTTTCTTCTCTCAAAAGGAAGAACGATGGAAAAAAATAGTTACCATTCCATTCTTCAAAACCAAATTACTATAGAGCAACAATTCTTCTTAAGCATTTCTCAGTTTATTCAAATAATACTTGCTGATGAGATAGATAATCCATTTCAGGTATAATCAACTAACATGTTTCTCTAACTAGCAGTATATTATCATTGCATTTACTTTTGTTCCCATTCAGATTGAATATGGGTCTAATTGTCAACTGCTAACACTAAAGCATTCCCATAGAAAGCTAATTTCTACTATGCTAATTAAGGATTCAAAAGCTCTGGATCCAGCTTTCTATGAGTCTTCAAAGAAAGTATGAGAAGTCTCTACAATGCAGAAATGACTGGCTGAACTGTCTCTAACGGAGAGCATACTAAATCCTCAAAAATTCTTCCATATCACCCAGGCCAAAGGTACCGATGCCCACACCAGCAGTTTAAAACTAATTTTGCATGAGAATGCTGCTGCTGTCTATAACTCAGCCCCTCTCTGAGGAGCGTGGTGCTAGCTAGAATGAGGGCACTCAGCAGCCCCTCCCTTCCCGTCAGCTGTTCCTGAGAGATGCAATATAGTAGTCATCGACATCATCCTTATCAACAGCATCATCACTCAAACAGTGGTGAAAGTCTTTCttcacaagaaaaaacaaagataaagaaatatatgAGCATTAATCAGAAAGTTTCAAAGCTTGGATTCTAATGACACTCATTATCATTAGACATTCAAATGCTATACATCTCATGAAGCCTCCTTAAGAGCAATCTACACTGATTTCACGTTAGAATGCCTAGTGAAATCCTCACTGCCCAGCCGGTCATGGGAACCTTCCCCCACACTCCTCTTGGAGAAATGAAAAGATGTGCGGGCTTCTACTTGTGATACTGAAGCTGGGTTATATGGACTAGTTCCACTCTCTAAAGGACTGGAAGGTTATTCCATCTAAAAGAACTAGATCAGcaagacatttaaaaacaaaactgaacaaaaatCCTCCTAGTAATCAAAGCAATTAACGAACGGACAGGATGTACCTTCTTGGAACTGGAATGTCACTATGTAGCCTACTATTATTACACAGAGAaccaaaaggaatgaaaataaaatcaagatgggTGTTTACAGGCTTTTAAACCTTCTCACCCTATTTCTAAATTTAGTGCCAACAAGGGTAGTGGCTGTGCTCAACATTCACGTTCCTTCTCTGGTGTTAACTGCAACATGGGTGAAAGtataaattaaacaagaaaattctgggtcctcaaaataaaatttacagtgGGTGAACAGATTAAATGCATTTCTATGTGATCTCAATTATCTAACAGATAACAAAAAGAggaattaaaagtatttttttttttttagcttttaaaagaaaaaaggctctGGGTCCCACTAAACTTGGAATGGAAGAAAAACCAAGTCGTGCAACTCTCAAGAACTGATTCCAGtgtcctcttcctttttcctgttCTCACTTTTCTGCTTGTTGGTTCTGTTAAGTCTCTGAACACAGGTCCATCATTCCAACTTATGCGCGGGGCACTGCCCTTCATTTGGCGAATAGGAACTGCAACCGTCACAGGCAAGGCATCCACCCAGATCGCAGGAAAATCACACCAAATCCTACTGCAAATCAAAATTCTCTGCTGGCTGGAACATTCTCCAGGGGCTTGTGCCCTGAGATTGAGGAGGCACCCACAGACAGCTCTGTGGGGTGACACACGAGGTCTTGCTGCAGCCTCGGCCTAGGACTCCTGGGCTTGGGCGACTTCTTGGCCTGTTCTCCTGAGATTGCCTTTCACCTTCACGAACTCGGGGGCATTTTCTTGCTCTTCTTGCAATTTCTGCTTCTCAAGTTCAAGCTAAATGAcattcagaaaaggaaagattATTTACAAACCAAGCAGCCTTTCAAAATACTCCTCTCTCTTTGCAAAGTCCCTGACAACTTTACTTCCCCAAGGAAGGAAGTCTCTCCTGGTGccccacttttaaaaaaatggatggatggagtcTGAGTAATTGTGCACAGAAACAAAAGCTACTTGGTTGTCACTGCAAATAGGACCACGAGATGACAAGAATTGAAAAGACAGGGCTAAGAAAACACATCCTGAGGTCAGCGCGCAGCTGCTCTGGAGTCTTCGTGAGGGTGAATTTCACTAAATGACCCCAGCACCCTGTGTGAATTCAGTGCCATGTCCCTGTTTTGCTTTTGACTCTGGAATCTGTTTTAGGTCCTCAGTAGGATTCTTGTCCCCACCTTGAACATATCTGACCCCATTTGCTGACATTTGTCTCCAAAATTTCTTTCATAGTATAAATGTATACACTGACACGTCTGGTAAATCCTGCCTGCTCCAGCACTCCAACATTcctcaagataaaaaaaaaaaaaaagacagcttccAGTCAATCCCCCTTACCTGCTCCAACTTCTGCTGCCGTTTTAATAGCTCTATTTCCAAGTCAGATTTCTTCTTCTGTgcttcttcttccttctgctttatTACTTGGTctcgttttcttttttccatcacCTTCTGCAATTCTGGTTTGTTCTGAGGAGCAAGACCCCTGAAAAACAAgtattaacaaaaattaaaaaaatgttcatctaATGGCTACATCGTTTTATGAACAGAAATTTAACTTACAATATCAACCATGGAAAAGAGGTCTACAGAATTAGCATGATACCTACTAGGCTACAATAGGCAACATGGTGATCTAAGAAATTCACCAGCATGAAAGAAAGGCAATAGGAGATCTCCAGAGAGTACAtaaaatccattcattcaataaaaatgtattggccACCTGCCGTGTGCAAGACAGTAGGCTATGCAAAGAAGGGCAGTGAGGATGGGGGTGCTCGTATGATGACTGTGATGGGTGCCCATGACGGAGACGGAGATGCTCAGGAAATCAGGGGGCTCTGCACGGAGAGGAGGCTTCCCAAAATCTAgcccctgatttttttctttttttctgagatacagtcttgctctgtcgcccaggctggagtgcagtggcacgcgatctaggctcaatgcaacctccgcctcctaggttcaagcaattctcctgtctcagcttctggagtagctgggattacaggtgtgcaccaccacgcccagctaatttttgtatttttagtagagacgtggtttcaccatgttggtcaggttggtctcgaactcctgacctcaggatccactcaccttggcctccgaatgtgctgggattacaggtgtgagccaccgtgcctggcctctggccCCTGATTTTATGCACTAAATGCAGCCTTAAGACCAGCTAGCACAGAAATTTAGACAGTAAAATGGCCCTCGAAACCTTCCCACTCTTCATTTTTCAGATCTGAAAGGGGGTTCTTGTACATCTAAAGGCAGGTCCAAAGTTACATCACTACTGAAGGATATGGCCATGCAGAACCTTAATCCCTTAACTCTCAGTCCAGCGTTCCTCCACTGAAACCCTTTCAGATGTGTGGTTGATTCTTTACAATGAAAGCAAGTCAGCCTTCAGGGAAGGTCTACATTTCTCAGAGATAAATTAGGCAGCCATCTCTCCAAATGGGGAGAAACAAGCCAAACAGGTCATGAACTAACCACCCTCCATCTGAAATATTTGAGAGAAGTCAAGGGAAAGACATGTCTTAGCATTTTCTCCAGTGCGATCTCTGTCTAACTGTCAGCTTAagatttgccttttctatttccttaggATTTCTCCTATGGCTTTCCAGAATGCTGGATCATCCAGCCCACCTTTCTTCTTATTGTCTTCCTTAGTCACTTATCTTAGCCAGTCTCTGCCAACTCATTAAGTAATCTCAACTTGATGTTAAAATTTACcaagacaatttaaaataaaaataggaccaACCACCAAACAGGAAAAGCACTATCAATTTCAGGCAGCACAGGGGGTAGGTAACagtgcacacacactcatgctaGGCACACAGGCACGTAGCAGAAGAGTAATTCATGCTTTTCTGAACTGTAGGCAACGAACACTGCTGACTCTGTCCTGGACTCCAGGATGGGCCTGAGCACCTCCCACACACCTCCTGGTCTGGCTGCTGGTGACTGCTAATCTGTAGACCAGGGACAAGGTTGTTCTTTAAACAACTCCTATCAACTACCGTGGCTCACCAACTAGGACTCATCTGAGCAACTGTTAAATAACAATTTCCAATATATGTGCTCTGACCAGAGAAACTCAACAGCACACTCACCTCGATCCCTTTCAAGTCCACATAATCACATCTGTAAACCAATCCTCAATTGTATACTTCCTCGTTCATCtagaatttctaaaaattctgGCATCTCTCCTATCtagatgcttttaaaaatcacaataaaaactTAATTCAAAGTTGTTCTTTAGAGTAAAAATCACtatattccatcttttttttttttttttctgagacagggtctctccaggctggagtgcagtagcatgatctcagctctgcctcctgaaacctctgcctcctgagctccagcgatcctcccacctcagcctcctgagctccagcgatcctcccacctcagcctcctgagcagctggggccacaggcacatgccatcatgcccagtttttttttgttttttgtttttctttttgagatggagttttgctcctgtcacccaggctggagtgcaatggcacaatctcagctcactgtaacctccttttcccaggttcaagcgattctactccctaagcctcccgggtagctgggattacaggtgcccacaaccatgcccagataattttttgtatttttgggagagatggggtttcaccacgttggccaggctggtctcgaactcctgagctcaagtcatctacctgccttggcctcccaaagtggtgggattacaggcataagcgaccacacccagctagtatAGTCCATCTTTAATGACAGAGGACACACagtcaaaataatatatatctccAATTTCCCAATTTTCATTAGCAGAACTTTCCGTTAAAAAAAGTCTGGCCAAATTTCTAGTGAAACAAAAGAGGCAGGTGACTTTTGTGCTTTAATTATGGTTTGCTTCATACTTATCAAGACTGAACAACAGGGTAAAAAATACGGACAGATTAAATCTTTAATCAGCACAATATAAGTTGCTTAAGAGTACTCTGTTCAAAATAAAGGTGTTATTAACCACAGGAAAAGCTGTTTTTAAGTAATCTGAATAAAGATTTACTCAGTTTCATGACTACTAAGAAGTCTTGATATAACACTACAGACAGAATTAAGGGatttaaattttaggattaaGAATTTAGCTATCTgaataatttaaatttcaaacatttttctttccctacATTTCACTGGCAAAATTAACTTCAACTATTATTAAATTCTCCTGGATTATGCAAAAGCTGCTGAACATTTGATGTATGACACAATTGGCTGACATTCCATTGTAACCTATGAATGGGTTTAACTATTATACagtattcattttcctttcaaagATTTTACACAATAGTGACAGTAAGATAAAATATGTAGTaacaaaaaattcaggaaaatggTGCTTATATGATAAATATTCTCTACTTACAGCAGTCAAGAAGTCATACAAATTTAGTTAAAATTTTATCACAGTGGATTACTTAACTTTCTGTGCTGAATGGAAAAAGTCAAGCATTGCCCGTATAAGTCTCTAAGTCTAAATGGAGCAGAGATAGTGCTGACAGACAGAAATGAGTTTCTCCAACTTTCATAGTTAACTACAATACCATCCCTGGCATAAGAACAGTTGGTTCTCTTTAATCAATCCTGACATATACAGCTAACAAGTACTTTCAACCCCTTTATGACAGTATCACCCAAAAGCAACAGTAATTTCCAAGTTGGCTTCTTGGTCAGGTAGCTACCTGCGATTACTAAAGCGGgcaaagtcaattttaaaaattataaaattagtaaGTGCTCTTTgcagaaaaagaaaggtaatatacccatatgttaaataaaaaaagcaaaagcacatCTAAACCCTCTCCTTTAAACAAATCAGAGGAGCTCCACTCCACTGCAAATGTTCTGTGTGAACAGTGGCctcaaaattatacaaagtaGAGGCCCTGTACCCGTCAACCCCTACCCATTCCTGCATCCAGAGAGAACTGTTACCGACAGTTTGGTCTATGTTCCTCCACACTTTCTATACCTATATAAACATGCCACAATTCTGCCATATCCCTATTGACAGACATCTATTTGGTTTCCAACTGTTCACTATTAAAAACAATGAGGCACTGAGCCTCTGTGGACATTTATAGCTGCAAGCTTCTACAAGTAGTTCTGTTGGCTAGATTCACAGAAGCGGAATTGCTGGCTAAGCACCTGCACATTGCGTATTTTGATGAGCACTGCCAAAGTGCCCTACAAAAAAGCTgcaatgatttatattcccaccaccaGAGTATGAAACAACTTTGAAAGGTACATTTCACATAAACCACTAAATACATTCAAGGGAAGATGGGGCGAGTCCACATTCATTCCACATCTACCTGAACTCTGTACCTATGTATTAATAACTGAAGTCATTCCGTTACCTGGGAGAGCATTCGGCCAGAGGAAAGGTCTCAGACCATCACAGAACAATGCCTGCCCACTTAGCCAAACATCTCCTGGCCTAATTATTTTTCTTGGGGTACAGGGAAAAGCTGACTTGAATTTCagcccttgttcttttttttcgagggggcagactctcgctctgttgcccatgctggagtgcagtgacatgacctcggctcactgcaacctctgctttctgggttcaagctattctcctgtctcagcctcccaagtagctgggactacaggtgcgtgccaccacaccaagctaatatttttgtattttcagtagagacggggtttcgccacgttggccaggctggtctcaaactcctcacctcaggtgatccacccgcctgggcctcccaaagtgctggaattacaggcgtgagccaccgcgccaggcctgaaTTTCAGCCCTTGTTCTTTAATCTTGTAATCTTCTGGTTTGGCCTGCCTCATTTACATTTCTGGTTCAGTCATTTTTACCTGCATGGATTCAAACACAAATACTTGTATCCTTTATCTCTAGAACTGCCCCTATCTTTTTCCATGCTGTACagcagcaagtatttattgaggaaCTATTCATCTAGAAAAGCATGCCAAAAGAATGTCAGCTAAAAACCAGGAACAAGAAGCCACTGACTTCTAAATATACAAGCCAAAGAACCAATTTTAGGGATATGTTTAAGTAACTGACCTATGTATTCCAAAAAGTAATTTTTGTAGAgtacagaatctctctctctaaataatatcagaaatattcttaattttgtttttttttttttttaaagacagagtcttgctctgttgcccaggctggagtgcagtggcaccatctcggctcactgcaagctccgcctcccgggttcacaccattctcctgcctcagcctcccgagtagctgggactacaggcgtccgccaccacgtccagctaatcttttgtattttttagtagagacagggtttcactgtgttagccaggatagtgtcgatctcctgacctcgtgatccgctcgctttgccctcccaaagtgctgggattataggcgtgagccaccgcgcctggcccttcttaattgttttttaaaggatCTCTTCAATAGTAATCttttaaccaaaaaaaagccttttGAAAGCTGCCTTTTTATACCACTGAGAACACCTATGGAAACTGAGAACCTGATGCAGGGTTTTAACAGTCAGACCTAGAGGCTTCAAGACTTTAACCTGAAACTAAGCTGGGTCCCAAAGACGGTAAACAGAAGAGTAGGATTATACACTAGAAAGAGCGTAGGTTTCACAGTTAGAAGACCTGTGGGTGCTTGTTCTCTAAAGCAGCGACTTGGCCTTTAACATATAATCTCTAAAATGTAACTGGAAAAACTGTCTGAATTGCTACAGAGCTTTGAGCTAAATTTGTAACTATGCGTAGCAAACGTACAGTCTCCAtataaacttgtttttatttccaaacaCTATTTCAAAAAACTATTACGTGATCTTGAGATGATTCCTTAAACCAGTTACCCTGAGATTACTCACATGAGTGAGGGTAATCTGAAGATAACGCACACTGGGTTATTAGAAAGAGCACCGGATGAGACAAAATGTAGGAAGACTTGTTATAAACTGCAGAAAAGCAAACAGATTTTCATTACAATACCATGCAATAGTCAAGACTGGTTATTCCTTAACCTAACACACATCGTATTGATGTGACGTATCCTATAGTTCGGCACTAAAATTTAGAAGTAAAAACCCCAGTCTctaaaaagtatacaaaataaaagatgaataaaaggaaagaaatgagaaattctCAGTCTAAAACCagtgtatttctaacaagtttacTATGACTTTGAAAACTCTTAAGAGATAAGATGACATACATTCATTTGATTTTGaaatctgccttttctttttctttctcttcttcttttcttaacgTATTTCCAACCAGACCAAAGCCTTCAAAGAAGTGGGAGAAAAAGCAATAGGAAATTCCAGATGTTGCCACATAGGAAGTGGAAGATAGATGTGACTAAGTGATCACTTACTAAGTTAAGCATTTTCATACAAGCTattctttaagtttttttgtttgtttgtttttggagacagagtcttgctctgtcacccaggctggaatgcagtggcataatttcggctcactgcaacctccacctcccatgttcaaacaattctcctgcctcagcctcttgagtagttgggattgcaggcatgtggcaccatgcctggctaatttttgtatttttactagagacagggtttcaccagattggccaggctggtcttgaactcctgacctcaggggatccacctgccttggcttcccaaagcggtgggattacaggcgtgagccacggtgcccagcctactttaatttttataagaaacaCATTATTAtcttccactttacagatgaagaaacagatctCAAGAGGAG encodes the following:
- the FAM107B gene encoding protein FAM107B isoform X2; this translates as MDLVFCGPPEDIDPKDSYLITRSIMAEPDYIEDDNPELIRPQKLINPVKTSRNHQDLHRELLMNQKRGLAPQNKPELQKVMEKRKRDQVIKQKEEEAQKKKSDLEIELLKRQQKLEQLELEKQKLQEEQENAPEFVKVKGNLRRTGQEVAQAQES
- the FAM107B gene encoding protein FAM107B isoform X3, whose product is MGQCVEIRLAVMGSLSHPLRGGPPEDIDPKDSYLITRSIMAEPDYIEDDNPELIRPQKLINPVKTSRNHQDLHRELLMNQKRGLAPQNKPELQKVMEKRKRDQVIKQKEEEAQKKKSDLEIELLKRQQKLEQLELEKQKLQEEQENAPEFVKVKGNLRRTGQEVAQAQES
- the FAM107B gene encoding protein FAM107B isoform X4; the protein is MAEPDYIEDDNPELIRPQKLINPVKTSRNHQDLHRELLMNQKRGLAPQNKPELQKVMEKRKRDQVIKQKEEEAQKKKSDLEIELLKRQQKLEQLELEKQKLQEEQENAPEFVKVKGNLRRTGQEVAQAQES